ttcgtgTTTTTCTTCGTAATGGCCATTCAAGCTGGCATGGGATCTTTTATTCTCTCTCGACAATTACAGGGCAAGTATGTTATCCCACCTTTCTTGTATGGTTTATACTTTGTCATCTCTTCTAatgacaaagctgaattgtttgctaagaacttttcatcaatatcatctcttgattccactagttgcgttctaacTGATAGAAACATCAAACAGATTGATCCGTTATTTGACATTCATGTCACTCCAGTTTCTGTATCAAATGTGATTTCAACaggtgcttatcagagtcttgctTTGCGGCTTGCTGGAAAGCGGGATCTGTTGTTCCTATTTTCAAagattctggagagcgatctgactcgtctaactaccgtcatATTAGttttcttcctgtcataagcaagatttttgaatctttaattaacaaacacttaatctctcatcttgaatttattaacttattttcagattattaatatggatttcgatcttttTGTTCTGCAGCTAATTTTcaaacagtaataaccgataggtatTATCGTGCATTacacaaggtgcaaaaacacattgtaaacatggtcagacctgcttttgcagccaacctctaACCATTaccacatcgtcgtaatgttgcttctctttctcttttttataaatactactatgggcactgctctaaagagctagcgtctcttgtgccatctactaaaatttgtttacggtcattcaattaaatctcaTCAATTTTCCGTAACTGTtgctaagtgctccaaaaacacttacttgtctagtttttttcctcgaatatcagttctttggaatttgtttccttcatcttgttttccttattcatataatttgcaatcttttaagttgtctgtcaatctttattttgctctataaacttcagcttttctcttccagtaacttccaaatcttatagtggttgcttgcgtGTTTTGAAACCGTGTTTGAAAcgaagatttaaaattaaaaaagtatatatgtatttatatatataaatatatacaaatttgtatatatataaatatataatatatatatatatatatatatataaatatatacaaatttgtatatatataaatatataatatatatatatatatatatatttacatatatatatatatatacatatatgtatatatatatatatatatatatatatatatatatatatatatatatatatatatatatatatatatgtatatatatatatatatatatatatatatatatatatatatatatgatgtccCAATCGTTATAcaacaaaatatctttaaaagtatgTTATGTTGGTTCTCAAAAGGgcctaaattttaataaagtttcaaatataataatcatattttataaaaacgtctcttaaaaaaattgacttgaaaattgaattgaaaaagccgtgaaaaaaaacaatattatattaaatttgaaaaacctcaaataataataaatgtttaatatttatcttaatccaaaataactattattattgaagtttttataaacatttaattcaggtcaggttatcctgctactaATTACATGTCCCCCAAAACAACCTTCAAATCCGGATAGGATATGTTTTTTAGGCAAAGACAAGGAGAAGCCAACTCTGACTTAAAACACTCCATGCTTTGGGGCTCTGGGTTAAATAATGGCATGAGATGGTGTCTAGgtaaaaatctcattttttgGCAGACGTTTAATGCATacggctactgtcttgtagccggatgcatttaatgCCAACAATTCAGTGACACTAAAATCAAGCCATTCAATGTGATGTGCAAGGCAAAGGAATGTTTGCAACTGATGCGGGTGTCTTTATAGCACGTTGTTTTCAGTTTAGGATGTTAAATGCTTGATCTTTTTGACTCAATGCATGAGTTTTGCTTGCGTCTCTGTTTTTATAACttggcaactcattctattatctcttaTTGGGGTAAAGCACTAAAGTTCAGTTTTACAGTTCTGAGGCTAGCTGGTAGATCTTAGAGAGACTGATTTTATCAACAACTGTAAAATATCatagtactaacagtgccatgttgcgcatagTTGGTATCGTAATTGTTTTCGTACCTGTTCGTatttttggtgtgcattgtcgaggtcacatttggagccctttggaaccctaaccctaaccctgacagCTTAGTGTTTATTGATAGTAATGAGGCAGTCGCTTGGGGTTACTAAACAGTgtattgaatattatttgtttttcgagtcgagttctttaacaaatttaaaaataacaaaagtaccaaaaactataaaattgaaaacaattgtGATCACCAAGATCTCTGATCTTAGTGTTAATGGTTATCTTGctataatttgtaaagactccaatagtaacATGCTTGGTCTGGGCATTAACATTAATGAAAATTACCCGCTTGTCGGGAAACTAAGTTTAAATACGCGGATTATTCTTTTATGCGGTTTCGTTttgcaccacttcactctatcgcttTTCTCTTTATTCTATATCGTTCTCCTTCATGTCaaaactgcactctttttgatacTATCTGTCATCAAATTGACCACGCTCTTTCTCTTTATCCAACAGCCAATATTGTAGTTTTTGGTGACGTGACGTAGCAGGTATCAAGACCCACAACATTTTTTCtcttctcaatctctaactaaaatagcaaatttTCCGACTTGCTTTTCAGACTGTGCAAGCCATTTACCTATTCTACTCGAGgtatgtcttgtttctaatcctagtcatTGCTCATTTTCTCTACATTCACCCTTAGATAATTCTTATCATGATTTGATCTCTCttaaactattatctcattctttttcaTTGTTAGAATCTCTTTATCATTGTACCTCtctgcttgacattcgtataaCTCCAGTATCTAAGGGGATATCTttcttagactcttctacagcttgtggtccgaTCAACATAAATGTTATAACCTTGCAGAAGTACTTTCAAAACAACTTATCAAGTGTCTTTTAGAGTCTTGTTTTCTAGCCTGCTTaaaagcggcatctgttatccctatttttaaaaactctagagAGCGATCTGATTGGTTTAACTACCCACAACTAACCTACAAGTTGTTAGcagtgttatttaaaaatggcataaACCGAACAGCTTAAACAAGTGCCGAGGCTGACTAGCTATTGCCTCGTTACCTCTGACGTACTTCATTTATGGGctatttgtgttatttttttagcaaaacaaaattaaaaaataaaaataaaaagtactatgttaaagttttataatctaAAAGAAAACTATTACAAAATTCGTCTGCATTATTGCATCACAACATGCACTGCATTATTCCATCACATAACATCACTGCATTATTGCATCATAAAATGATTCATATCATTCAATCAAATCTAAGAAAGTTTTAGGATTATAAATTACGAAAtaccaaaaacattttcaaaaactttattgacTTGATGTTTAGGCAAACACAATGTTTACACAATGTTTgggttataaattataaattttatgagtcatacatttttataacatttatttttatttttatttatcgcGCATAGGGTAAATGACCTGTTTCTGGCCATTTTGcatctataatttttaaaaataaatttgcatcacgaagtataaacaaacaaacttgcaaaaatttttaaataggttatttaataatgaatttaatttttaaaatttttaacaaaattaaagttaacttGTGTTTAGGCATCAAATTTGCTGCAAGCTAAAATACCTCTTTCTGACCATTTGAACTTAATTCtgattgtataaaaaaattcacaaataaaACGAATTATTGATCAATTTACAAAGTACCCATAAAGACATAAACAGTTTTatgaatattactttttaatattacttgcAAATAGACGATTTACAAACGTTTTAGAATTTGAATGTAATcataaatactttgaaaataccAAACATTGAGTTTACGGATACAAAGtgcttattaaatatttcaagtatGTTTTAAAGCATCGGGAAGTCTTCGTTTGATTTAaactgaatattttttaaattactagaaTTAGGTTAGTTTATCCTATCGTGCATTTTCGGAAACCTCAAGTTACAAAAATCGACTGATCTTGAATCAGACCATTACgcattttttgttcaaatatttaaacaagtttcctattgttagtaataataaaattgttagtaataataaaatggcGGAACAAATATTCAAAGTCAAAAGACATacgaataaaaaagttattttaatttgaatattgaGAACATATTTTATGCTATATTGTTAATGGAGTGTTTTATACTTTACCTTGTGCTTTACAAAAGTTTGATAACTCTTATAAAGTCAGCGTAAAGAATAATTCTGaagatatttttctcaaatatcTTTTTCGCACCGGGAGTAAACAAATAATGTGTATATCAGCAGTCAAATGAAAAACTGTAGTATTTTAACTAcgttttatatttatcatttcCAGCAAAACTAAAACAGATTTTAGTGCAACCATATGGCTTAAAACTGTAGAGAGGACATACCGACTTATCAGCAATCAAATTcattaatgcatttatattacttataactATACCTGTAATGTAGTTTATCGTTCGGGATGACTctttgactttatttttatttttacttacgCGAGTAGGTTATTTTCATcgaaaagtaaattacataagtaattttaaacgttttattcgAATTTACAATTCCgtataagtaattaattttttcgaaacgacttttactttataatgtcagcgttttttcttttaaaagtaagttatttaaaagaagattaCATCAAAAAGTACAGGTAGAATTCCCTTAAAACATATACGCCCTTAAACAGTACGTGTATAGACTTTCAGCTCTGGGTTCCATTAAAGtcaatgaagttattaaacAACGATTGAATTAGTATCTCTAAACATCCTagataacaaattaattaaaaatttacgtCTGGTGGATTAGAGCAAGTCTAACATAATCTAGAAATAAGATATTTGCAAACTTAAAACTAAGTTACTAGACAGTAGGAGGTCATTATGCATAAATtgaaccatttttaaaactaaaatttgatttGCATTCTCTTTTTAAggattttaaaacagttttaaaatccTCAAAAAGAGAAtgcaaattaaacttttagttttcaaaatgGTTCAATTTAgttgtttagaaaataaaattgttttcaaaactaaatggtttaaatatctCTTcagtttaatttattgttaagctTTTGGCTAGATGATGCcctgatataaatatttttatactgtcTTTTAAAATGGATTGAAGCTTTGTAGctttaagatattttttctaACTACGTTTTAACGAAccacatttgttataaaaagataatataactGTAACCCTGTTTACTTATAAACAGCTGTTTCTTTGCTTATTGTTATAacactttaataatatttaactaaaacattcttattttcTTCAACAGGTTAATACTATAGTTATTAGTTTTGCCACAGaactatataaacaatttcTATTGCCATTTGCTATAaatgtaaacaatttaaatataacatttttattggttaaaaaaaaaattaattttcaaattaaagctTTGATTAAAAAAGACCTTTTAAGTTGATTCTTTAGAATGAACAAATAGATATATTGTCGGTAGAATCaactataatacaatataaGAGACTCTGTTATAATGTAGGAGAgtcctcaaaaaaaaagatgtggAAAACCTTATCGAACTACTTAATGTTGGAATTTATACATGTGACACTATTCTATGGGACATTTGTAGTAATAACTGCCACGATAAGTTGCCTAAAAgctaactaatattaaaatctaCTTTCAGGAACATCAGATAACTATCATTCTTGTTTTCTCAATCAACCTCTATTCATGCAGAGTTAGATTATGGAAACCTCCATCTGGTACTTCTTAAACAAAAGTCATAACAATGACTGGTTTCTCCAagattgtttaactttttttaatgattcaaTTCTAGGTACAATCCCGAgagattaaaaacttattcgAAAAGAAGAGTGTGAAAATAGTGATTACATGGCCTTTCTAaatggtattttatataaaaactgtttcaGATATAGGCAGGGTTATCAGCATATTTTGATTCTTTGGGgagagatttttaaaaagtattttaaactaaataaaatgtaaactattaaataagaaattgaaatatgtgagtaaattttattagtatatgcAACAAAAAGAGTGGTCGATAatcgtaaaaaacaaaaatgcaataaaattgCTACCTGAGGATCTTATAAATGTTGAAACTTTTcgagtatttttaaaaataacacaatataataatatcataatattttttaatacatcagggtatttttattttgttattacagTTGTAAGTGCAGTTTTCAATTTGTAACTAAAGTAAAGGAaaaaatccagaaatggagggctttttttgtcaacaataaaaatacttttagattGACGCTTATTAAGAATACGAAAGAACTTAGAAATGGAAAGCTAAACTTAGAAACCATTAAACCTAACATTCGGGGTGCAAAGTTCTATGGCTTACCATCTCGTTGAAGCGCTCCATGAGGGAAATTAGACATTGTATGTCTAATTTACTTAATGAAGCGCAGCAACTAGAAGTTGTCTTATGAACAGAATAGCTAAGACAAGTTTTGTGTTTTACCATAAGTTATTTTACTTGAatccattaaaaattaataaaaaatatatgtgtaCAAAAAGAGAAAACTAAGCTAGGTAAACGCCGcacaagatatatatatacatatatttatatgtatatatatatatatatatatatatatatatatatatatatatatatatatatatatatatatatatatatatatatatatatatatatatatatatatatatatatatatatatatatatatatatatatatatatatatatatatatatgcaaaaagattttgaaagttaCATAATGATATCCGTATAAATGGCAAACCTTGTATAGAATAACACAacacatttaacaaaatatatttgtataacattttttatgtcgaatattttttttatgcacacaaaatttgttataaaaatatattaggaaaatGCTTTATTTTGATAATGGTTTTATCTTTGTTGACATCTGTCTAGTCACaactttgacatttttttatgaaatgtttttCATACTAATGAGATAAGGTTTCTATTCAACATTCGTTTATAGAGACTCTAAGTATTTGCATGATGTCATTGTCcgtaattaattaatatagtGCAAAATAAGTgagaatttatttatacatttacgTATTTGGTATTCCACCCCAACGTGATATACCTTTGACTTACTCAAAACCAAACTAATACTCTTTTAATAacggaaaaaaatatatatatttatatatatatatatatattcaaatatatatatatacatataaatatttgtgtatatatatatatatatatatatatatatatatatatatatatatatatatatatatatatatatatatatatatatatttatatatacgtaCGTATGAATAAAGATCCTTATGtatgactttatatatatatatatacgtatgtatgtataaagATCCTTAAACCTTTACGGAGAACTtggataataaactaaaattggTTTcacttatcaataaaaatatgatattttttaaatctttaaatccTCTTAGTACGTTTAATCATCGCTAGGGTTGTATAATGATTGCTTCGTAATCCATTTTGGTGTTAGTACAGACATTTAAAGTGTTCTTGAAATAAGGGAACTCAAACAGGCAGCAAAGGAAAGCAAATTTAATGAAAACGGTtttggtataaaaaaattactaagatataaatttagattGCTTTTATAGAATATTGTAAAACTGTCGTTtacctttattttaattaagatttCTCAACTATTTAACTTAGCAAGTTAAGcaaactttttgaaaagcttTGCGTAACAGGCTTTACAAATTTTAAGAAGAGTTTAAATGTCTATACCAATATCAGTAAGTATTCCAAAGCAAACATtccacacacaaaaaaaaatgctttaaaatcatTCCGCAAATACAAAAACTGCTtagaaaaaaagcttttgacattGTCGATCACACTCTAAAAAACATTGTGTTAAAATAACACAAGCTTGTGTGTTTCGCAACACAAAACTTTTGTCATATATGAACAACACAAGATAATGTTAATTCAACATAATGCcttgtgttaaaaaaacaacacaaggCATTGTGTAGAAATTTATTCATAATCTCGCATTTAATCGCAAAgttaatttttggtttatttctaGATCATAATTATCGTTTTAACCCTTTCGTTACCGGGCTCGGCAACCTTATATTACCGTGACAAAAAGTGATGTTTTAACCCAACTACCATCACAATTATATTAtaggtttaaaaaatgttcaatttccttaaaaattggccccttttttaaatttttaatttatcttaaaaaaaattaaaaaaaaaaaaaaaaaaaaaagttttataaggtCTTATGATCAATAATGGCggattttagaaaataaaaaatatttaattgtaaaatcaatcaaataaaaatgtatcttatttttaacagattattttcaaatttggaGTCAACAATCAGAcatatataataagtaattcTGAAAAGTTTCAAATCCTCAACATCAATTTATcctaagttattatatttattagattCGTGAGACTTTAgtctaaaatttcaatttttatgctttcttcaaaaaagaacaaataacattaacaaaattaaaatgtaacatCACTAAGacatgtcaaataaaaaaatatgtgtatatactaATTTTTACACTAAATCCAGCACTGTGTGATAAATTTCAAAGCAGCTATCAATATGCAGCCCTGGCTCACCCGGGCAGGTTTTGCATACATGTACAGTTTTTAGTGGTTTgccattgttgttaaaaattccTCGTGCATAGCAAACTCTGCATAATTTAGATGGGCGTCTGTCTGTTGCATCGTGTGATGGCTGTTTAGTTCCTGGAAAGTGACGTCCAGTAAGCCGGTGTATAGTATCATCAGGAACAAGTGTTTTGTTTAACTTTGGTGAAGACAAAAACGTTAACTTAATTGTGTCGTGAAGAAAATCTAAGAAAGTGGTACTCTTGTGACAAGTGtactttacaaaaattttatggcTATTTAAAATACCCTGAGAAATAAGCCTAAATGCTAGTTTCCGATACCACTTGTAAGTTTTCCGTAACAGATTCAAGCTCTGGAGTTGTTGGTCAACACGATCTACACCACCCATGTGGCTATTGTATTCTTTTACACAAATAGGTTTCTGAATATTCAAACCACGAGTGTTTTCAATAATTCTCATAAATGATTGGTGACATGTTGACAGCATGTAGACAACTTTTTGTTTACCTGAAGCTTTATCTTTTGATGCACGGAATTTGCAAGCCAGCATTTGACTATTtgcatcattatttttataaaaaactgcatctcctttttttaaaacctcaataagaatatcttttgaataattaaatcGATTTGACCTAATTGTGCCACATAGATGTGTCTTGTTATCAAGAAAATACTTTGCGAGTGTTGTACTTGTGTAATAATTATCTGTGTAAAGAGTGTGGCCTTTACCAATAAAGGGTTCCATCAGCACAGATGGTATTCTTGCAGATGAATGCATCTGGTCATTTATAtcatcatcagcaaacattccTTTCCCACACTATACAAGGAAGTCTAGTGTTATTCCTTCTGAAGTTGCTAGTTCATATAACTTTATACCAAAACGGGCGCGCTTGGTTTTAATATATTGACGGAAATGTAAACGACCTTTATAAAGGACAAGCGATTCATCAACACTGAGATTTTTTCCTGGATTATATACAGTTTTGAATCGGTTACGCAGAATGTTTATGACTGGTCGTACTTTGTAAAGACGATCTCTGTTATCATCAGTTGCATCATAATTTTCATCTtcattgttattaaaatgaaaaaacttcaataaCATACTAAAACGATTTCGATTgataatttctgaaaaaattggaGTATTATACAATTCATCCTTTGACCAATACATACTAAGTTTAGGTTTATAAATAATTCCCATTAAAAGAATAACAGCAATAAAGGTTTTAATTTCTGCAACATTAGTTTCCTCCCATATTGAAGAGTTATCTGGATTGGCAGCAAAAAATTGCCTTGCATACCGATTGGTTTCTTCAACTAATAAAGTTACAAGTTCAACTGGAAAATAGAGttcaaaaaaatcaagactAGTTGGGTTTTGCCCCATTCTAACATTTAAACCTTCTTGAAAAAGTTCAGAGAAATCCATTAAATTAACAAGAACATCTGTATTAACTTTCCCCCAAGTTGACAGAGGAGGTTTTTGACTACGATTACGACCTTTACCACGACTACAAACTCTACCACGACGATGATTATGTATACTACCTTGGACACCATTATTTAGTATATTGACATTGAAAGCAGCATCATCAGTAATAGCTTCTCTATGAGTAATATGCATAGAATCAGTAACACTTTCAACAGAAATTACTTTGTTACATTTAATACCAATACCACCTCGAACACGTACACGCCTGGTACCTCCACCTCTTGTACGTGGGCTCTTTTTATAAGTGACAAAAGTCTCAATTTCGCTGTCACTTGTACTTGAAGCAGCAGAGCTTTCACTGTCTGTATCGTTAAATAATGGCAAAATTGAATTAGAAAAAGGAACAGCAGCTTCCAATTTATCAAcattgttgatgtttttaattgtatttttaacttttctttgaatattaGTAGATGTCATAATGTTTTCAACTTCAAATTCTATCAAATTATTATCCTCGTCATTACTAAAGTCAGAATAACCAAGATCAATATCTTTATTGCTATCTTCGTCACTTTCTTCAagcataaagtttaaaatttcgtccatatttgagattttttttttgcgtaaagACGATAAATtagccatttttcaaaatcgaatatcAGCTAATCAAACAAAGCCTTTTTAATTCGGTTTTCGATATATTATCAGATTATTATTCTAGTTTCTCTTAAGCTAAGTTTTAAAGTCGCTCGAAAAACAAGGGGTCGACAGAAAACAAAACTCTTCATCACCCGCTATGCGGGGTACTGGTATTTTAACGACATTTTTTATTACCCGCTATGCGGGGTATCGGTAACGAAAGAGTTAAGACATATTCCATACTGCGCAATCTTGAatcaaattactaaaaaaagccGCGATGATTGTTAATTcaagttataaattataatagaggtataatttcattttattgaaaactttgttaagaaattgaatacaaaaagtatatttaaaaatttcattttaagatCTGAACCAAATTTACATGatatattagtatatactttatccatttattttaaataatatattatctagTTTGAatgtgatatatttttaaaattgaataaaaatatatttttaacttaaatagtttcacgaaaatttttttgcataggCAATTATATTAAGGCTTTAGCGtttcttgataaaaatgtttCGAGCTGAATATACTACATATGAGAAATCTCTTCGAATAATTTACGTGCTTTTGTGCTGGCAACAGATCCAGGCAGTTTATAAACTAATTCttgaaagaaattatataaaacttgtATTTGCTTTGGATATTCAagattaaaaacgaaaaaagacTCGAAGAGATAGTCAAAGGCAACAGAAACTTTCGAAGGTTTTACTATAATTGCTTTTCCATCACACACAACGAAAAAAGACAATCCACACGACAAAATGAAAGGTTGCTGTCTTGCATTTGAGcgattaaaaaacatttcaagagtCTCGCCATcctaaaaaagtttgataaaaattttatgtttgaagtaaatcgaacaaatatttaaaataacaagataTAGCAGATTGAACAGTAGTTAGTATAATTGaatttatacttattaaaaactatatactattggtatattaattattatataagaaactattgagatttaaaaataaatcttaccTTTAGTTCTTCAATTAGGAAAACCATTGCTGCACTTGCTGAAACACGATATTTTCCCATAGTTGGCAATAGATAAACAAGGGCCTTTAACGATTTTAGTACTAATGcatctaaacaaaattataaattacatagataaaaataagattttataaatataactttttcgTTTGAGattttctgaaaattatttacctGTATTGCTATTCCCTTCTGTATCTGTATCGCCTATAATGTCAATGCATTTGCCAGTCAGCTTGCAGTATGCAACaatttgtttagaaatttttgtttccAATAAAACTGGAACATTTTCTACATAATTTTGATTAATGGATTTGAATTCATCATCTAACTGAATAGTACAAACAAATgctacatattttttttttatataatgcaaaaatttaacctaaaaactacacctaaaaaaaaaaatttctagcaaagaatgaaatttttaccAACAATGGAGTGTCCAAAAATCTTGGAAATTCTTCAAGAATCATACTAGCTGTTGGCGAATCATTTCGGATCCATACTTGCCTGCATAAACGTGATTTGTTCATAAGTTCTACTATCTCATTTTCATTTCGGTCTGTATAAACAAGATGCATcaattttgtctttattagTTCATATTCTTCGTTGTTTATTTGCATTGAGCAATCTCCAACAGCAAAAAACTCATTAcctaacagtaaaaaaatattacaaaacaaataatatttttaaagaacacataaaatataaaactataaaaataatatttatactttattacattaaagttgtataaaacCTGTTTTACGTCCTTCCCTATTCGTAGGAGGAGtcttgcaattttaaaaaaatggcattAACATGAGCATTAAAATGTTATGTGTTTAACTGTTAACGTGTGTTAACAGTTAAACAcattaaagttgtataaaacCTGTTTTACGTCCTTCCCTATTCGTAGGGGGAGtcttgcaattttaaaaaaatggcattAACATGAGCATTAAAATGTTATGTGTTTAACTGTTAACGTGTGTTAACAGTTAAACAcattaaagttgtataaaacCTGTTTTACGTCCTTCCCTATTCGTAGGGGGAGtcttgcaattttaaaaaaatggcattAACATGAGCATTAAAATGTTATGTGTTTAACTGTTAACgtgtgttaaaacttttaatttattttaaaatattatatgtatcAAGACAATTTTGTTAtgaatttattgttaataaatgctttataaagttatcaaatgttaaaaagtgttttttataaaatatattgaaaattaaaattattcaacaaaaaaattataattctccaatataattgttcattaaaaaaaaattaaaaaaataacatactcTTTTTATAGCGAgaactgtatttttttatatctgctGGATAACGACGATAAATTTCTCTAAAACAATTAGTCAGAAAACCCTTCGATGTACCTGGACAGTAGTATAATTcctattttgtaaaatacatatctaaaattagaagacaataaaaaaacttatcaaaattaatCATATAACATTAAGTTTTGTGAACTAAGTAGTAAACAAACAAATGTTAATGGAagatttctttattaaagttttgctTAATTTAAGTACAAGTTATCACcacaatgaaatttaataaatactgcAAGG
This portion of the Hydra vulgaris chromosome 13, alternate assembly HydraT2T_AEP genome encodes:
- the LOC136089315 gene encoding uncharacterized protein LOC136089315: MDEINNFLSKVLPEDIDRLLPFLVELGASSIEDLQFLNVETDLSNVLPFLKRRKLEAALASSKSKPVQSQSGGLIETSVVTPVVCNKSSSSKKMIVSIMDAIENHPLKSSIVIEAQKTVMDDRLHRLLVKVACSYLIDCYRNYPPPEHQLAMAKSIVSPFKFRACRSGNGHELYYCPGTSKGFLTNCFREIYRRYPADIKKYSSRYKKSNEFFAVGDCSMQINNEEYELIKTKLMHLVYTDRNENEIVELMNKSRLCRQVWIRNDSPTASMILEEFPRFLDTPLLLDDEFKSINQNYVENVPVLLETKISKQIVAYCKLTGKCIDIIGDTDTEGNSNTDALVLKSLKALVYLLPTMGKYRVSASAAMVFLIEELKDGETLEMFFNRSNARQQPFILSCGLSFFVVCDGKAIIVKPSKVSVAFDYLFESFFVFNLEYPKQIQVLYNFFQELVYKLPGSVASTKARKLFEEISHM
- the LOC136089820 gene encoding uncharacterized protein LOC136089820 codes for the protein MFADDDINDQMHSSARIPSVLMEPFIGKGHTLYTDNYYTSTTLAKYFLDNKTHLCGTIRSNRFNYSKDILIEVLKKGDAVFYKNNDANSQMLACKFRASKDKASGKQKVVYMLSTCHQSFMRIIENTRGLNIQKPICVKEYNSHMGGVDRVDQQLQSLNLLRKTYKWYRKLAFRLISQGILNSHKIFVKYTCHKSTTFLDFLHDTIKLTFLSSPKLNKTLVPDDTIHRLTGRHFPGTKQPSHDATDRRPSKLCRVCYARGIFNNNGKPLKTVHVCKTCPGEPGLHIDSCFEIYHTVLDLV